In Notolabrus celidotus isolate fNotCel1 chromosome 22, fNotCel1.pri, whole genome shotgun sequence, one genomic interval encodes:
- the LOC117806819 gene encoding heterogeneous nuclear ribonucleoprotein Q isoform X1: MDSSYMAISGDMATEHINGNGPEEPMDTSAAVTHSEHFQTLLEAGLPQKVAEKLDEIFIAGLVSHSDLDDRAIDALKEFQVEGALQVLLQFKDSDLSHVQNKSAFLCGVMKTFRQREKQGTKVSDTNKGPDEAKIKALLERTGYTLDVTTGQRKYGGPPPESAHSGAQPTIGTEIFVGKIPRDLFEDELVPLFEKAGPIWDLRLMMDPLSGLNRGYAFVTFCTKEAAQQAVKLCNNSEIRPGKHIGVCISVANNRLFVGSIPKSKTKEQIVEEFAKVTEGLNDVILYHQPDDKKKNRGFCFLEYEDHKTAAQARRRLMSGKVKVWGNVVTVEWADPIEDPDPEVMAKVKVLFVRNLASTVTEEILEKTFSQFGKLERVKKLKDYAFIHFEERDGAVKALADLNGKDLEGERIEIVFAKPPDQKRKERKAQRQAAKTQMYDEYYYYGPPHMPPPTRGRGRGGRGGYSYPPDYYGYEDYYDYYGYDYHNYRGGYDDPYYGYDDFQGSGRGRGGRGGVRGSATQTRGRGAVTPRGRQGYSQRGGPGTSRAGKRGRGRS; this comes from the exons ATGGACTCTTCCTATATGGCG ATTTCTGGAGACATGGCCACAGAACATATTAATGGAAATGGTCCAGAAGAACCAATGGACACCTCTGCTGCAGTTACCCATTCTGAGCACTTCCAGACTTTATTAGAAGCTGGTTTACCACAGAAAGTTGCTGAAAAACTAGATGAAATTTTCATAGCAG GTTTAGTGTCACACAGTGACTTAGATGATCGAGCGATTGACGCCCTGAAAGAATTCCAGGTGGAAGGTGCTCTACAAGTCCTTTTGCAATTCAAGGACAGTGACCTCTCACATGTTCAG aacaaaagTGCCTTTCTTTGTGGCGTGATGAAGACGttcagacagagggagaaacaAGGGACCAAAGTGTCAGACACCAATAAAGGACCAGATGAAGCCAAAATCAAA GCTTTGCTGGAGAGGACTGGCTACACACTTGATGTGACAACCGGTCAGAGGAAGTATGGAGGTCCACCACCAGAGTCCGCCCACTCAGGGGCACAGCCCACCATCGGTACAGAG ATATTTGTAGGCAAAATCCCCAGAGACCTTTTCGAGGATGAGCTTGTTCCGCTGTTTGAGAAAGCCGGCCCCATCTGGGACCTCCGCCTGATGATGGATCCCCTCAGTGGCCTGAACAGAGGCTACGCCTTTGTCACTTTCTGCACTAAAGAAGCTGCACAACAGGCTGTCAAATTG TGCAACAACAGTGAAATTCGACCAGGTAAACACATTGGTGTGTGCATCTCCGTGGCCAATAATAGGCTGTTTGTTGGCTCCATCCCCAAGAGTAAAACAAAAGAGCAGATTGTTGAAGAATTTGCAAAAGTCACAG AGGGTCTAAATGATGTCATATTGTACCACCAGCCTGATGACAAGAAGAAGAATCGGGGCTTCTGCTTCCTGGAGTATGAAGACCACAAGACGGCAGCTCAGGCCCGCCGCCGCCTGATGAGCGGCAAGGTGAAGGTGTGGGGCAATGTGGTCACCGTGGAGTGGGCTGATCCCATTGAGGACCCTGACCCAGAGGTCATGGCGAAG GTCAAGGTGCTGTTTGTGAGGAACTTAGCGAGCACTGTCACGGAGGAGATACTTGAAAAGACCTTCAGTCAGTTCGGGAAACTGGAGCGGGTGAAAAAATTGAAAGACTATGCCTTTATCCACTTTGAGGAAAGAGATGGTGCTGTGAAG GCTTTGGCTGATCTGAATGGCAAAGACCTTGAGGGAGAGCGCATTGAAATCGTCTTCGCCAAACCCCCAGACCAGAAGCGGAAAGAGCGGAAAGCCCAGAGACAAGCTGCCAAAACACAAAT GTATGATGAATATTATTACTATGGGCCGCCACACATGCCACCACCCACCAGAGGGCGAGGCCGAGGAGGGCGAGGAGGATATTCTTACCCCCCTGACTACTACGGCTACGAAGACTATTATGATTACTACGGATATGACTACCACAACTACCGGGGCGGCTATGACGACCCTTACTACGGCTACGACGACTTCCAGGGGTCTGGGAGAGGCCGAGGAGGAAGGGGCGGTGTCCGAGGTAGTGCCACTCAGACCAGGGGCCGTGGAGCCGTCACACCGAGGGGCCGACAGGGCTACTCCCAGCGAGGAGGCCCTGGAACAAGCAGAG CAGGGAAACGTGGCCGAGGGCGGTCCTGA
- the LOC117806819 gene encoding heterogeneous nuclear ribonucleoprotein Q isoform X2, with protein sequence MDSSYMAISGDMATEHINGNGPEEPMDTSAAVTHSEHFQTLLEAGLPQKVAEKLDEIFIAGLVSHSDLDDRAIDALKEFQVEGALQVLLQFKDSDLSHVQNKSAFLCGVMKTFRQREKQGTKVSDTNKGPDEAKIKALLERTGYTLDVTTGQRKYGGPPPESAHSGAQPTIGTEIFVGKIPRDLFEDELVPLFEKAGPIWDLRLMMDPLSGLNRGYAFVTFCTKEAAQQAVKLCNNSEIRPGKHIGVCISVANNRLFVGSIPKSKTKEQIVEEFAKVTEGLNDVILYHQPDDKKKNRGFCFLEYEDHKTAAQARRRLMSGKVKVWGNVVTVEWADPIEDPDPEVMAKVKVLFVRNLASTVTEEILEKTFSQFGKLERVKKLKDYAFIHFEERDGAVKALADLNGKDLEGERIEIVFAKPPDQKRKERKAQRQAAKTQMYDEYYYYGPPHMPPPTRGRGRGGRGGYSYPPDYYGYEDYYDYYGYDYHNYRGGYDDPYYGYDDFQGSGRGRGGRGGVRGSATQTRGRGAVTPRGRQGYSQRGGPGTSRGKRGRGRS encoded by the exons ATGGACTCTTCCTATATGGCG ATTTCTGGAGACATGGCCACAGAACATATTAATGGAAATGGTCCAGAAGAACCAATGGACACCTCTGCTGCAGTTACCCATTCTGAGCACTTCCAGACTTTATTAGAAGCTGGTTTACCACAGAAAGTTGCTGAAAAACTAGATGAAATTTTCATAGCAG GTTTAGTGTCACACAGTGACTTAGATGATCGAGCGATTGACGCCCTGAAAGAATTCCAGGTGGAAGGTGCTCTACAAGTCCTTTTGCAATTCAAGGACAGTGACCTCTCACATGTTCAG aacaaaagTGCCTTTCTTTGTGGCGTGATGAAGACGttcagacagagggagaaacaAGGGACCAAAGTGTCAGACACCAATAAAGGACCAGATGAAGCCAAAATCAAA GCTTTGCTGGAGAGGACTGGCTACACACTTGATGTGACAACCGGTCAGAGGAAGTATGGAGGTCCACCACCAGAGTCCGCCCACTCAGGGGCACAGCCCACCATCGGTACAGAG ATATTTGTAGGCAAAATCCCCAGAGACCTTTTCGAGGATGAGCTTGTTCCGCTGTTTGAGAAAGCCGGCCCCATCTGGGACCTCCGCCTGATGATGGATCCCCTCAGTGGCCTGAACAGAGGCTACGCCTTTGTCACTTTCTGCACTAAAGAAGCTGCACAACAGGCTGTCAAATTG TGCAACAACAGTGAAATTCGACCAGGTAAACACATTGGTGTGTGCATCTCCGTGGCCAATAATAGGCTGTTTGTTGGCTCCATCCCCAAGAGTAAAACAAAAGAGCAGATTGTTGAAGAATTTGCAAAAGTCACAG AGGGTCTAAATGATGTCATATTGTACCACCAGCCTGATGACAAGAAGAAGAATCGGGGCTTCTGCTTCCTGGAGTATGAAGACCACAAGACGGCAGCTCAGGCCCGCCGCCGCCTGATGAGCGGCAAGGTGAAGGTGTGGGGCAATGTGGTCACCGTGGAGTGGGCTGATCCCATTGAGGACCCTGACCCAGAGGTCATGGCGAAG GTCAAGGTGCTGTTTGTGAGGAACTTAGCGAGCACTGTCACGGAGGAGATACTTGAAAAGACCTTCAGTCAGTTCGGGAAACTGGAGCGGGTGAAAAAATTGAAAGACTATGCCTTTATCCACTTTGAGGAAAGAGATGGTGCTGTGAAG GCTTTGGCTGATCTGAATGGCAAAGACCTTGAGGGAGAGCGCATTGAAATCGTCTTCGCCAAACCCCCAGACCAGAAGCGGAAAGAGCGGAAAGCCCAGAGACAAGCTGCCAAAACACAAAT GTATGATGAATATTATTACTATGGGCCGCCACACATGCCACCACCCACCAGAGGGCGAGGCCGAGGAGGGCGAGGAGGATATTCTTACCCCCCTGACTACTACGGCTACGAAGACTATTATGATTACTACGGATATGACTACCACAACTACCGGGGCGGCTATGACGACCCTTACTACGGCTACGACGACTTCCAGGGGTCTGGGAGAGGCCGAGGAGGAAGGGGCGGTGTCCGAGGTAGTGCCACTCAGACCAGGGGCCGTGGAGCCGTCACACCGAGGGGCCGACAGGGCTACTCCCAGCGAGGAGGCCCTGGAACAAGCAGAG GGAAACGTGGCCGAGGGCGGTCCTGA
- the LOC117806819 gene encoding heterogeneous nuclear ribonucleoprotein Q isoform X3 encodes MDSSYMAISGDMATEHINGNGPEEPMDTSAAVTHSEHFQTLLEAGLPQKVAEKLDEIFIAGLVSHSDLDDRAIDALKEFQVEGALQVLLQFKDSDLSHVQNKSAFLCGVMKTFRQREKQGTKVSDTNKGPDEAKIKALLERTGYTLDVTTGQRKYGGPPPESAHSGAQPTIGTEIFVGKIPRDLFEDELVPLFEKAGPIWDLRLMMDPLSGLNRGYAFVTFCTKEAAQQAVKLCNNSEIRPGKHIGVCISVANNRLFVGSIPKSKTKEQIVEEFAKVTEGLNDVILYHQPDDKKKNRGFCFLEYEDHKTAAQARRRLMSGKVKVWGNVVTVEWADPIEDPDPEVMAKVKVLFVRNLASTVTEEILEKTFSQFGKLERVKKLKDYAFIHFEERDGAVKALADLNGKDLEGERIEIVFAKPPDQKRKERKAQRQAAKTQMYDEYYYYGPPHMPPPTRGRGRGGRGGYSYPPDYYGYEDYYDYYGYDYHNYRGGYDDPYYGYDDFQGSGRGRGGRGGVRAGKRGRGRS; translated from the exons ATGGACTCTTCCTATATGGCG ATTTCTGGAGACATGGCCACAGAACATATTAATGGAAATGGTCCAGAAGAACCAATGGACACCTCTGCTGCAGTTACCCATTCTGAGCACTTCCAGACTTTATTAGAAGCTGGTTTACCACAGAAAGTTGCTGAAAAACTAGATGAAATTTTCATAGCAG GTTTAGTGTCACACAGTGACTTAGATGATCGAGCGATTGACGCCCTGAAAGAATTCCAGGTGGAAGGTGCTCTACAAGTCCTTTTGCAATTCAAGGACAGTGACCTCTCACATGTTCAG aacaaaagTGCCTTTCTTTGTGGCGTGATGAAGACGttcagacagagggagaaacaAGGGACCAAAGTGTCAGACACCAATAAAGGACCAGATGAAGCCAAAATCAAA GCTTTGCTGGAGAGGACTGGCTACACACTTGATGTGACAACCGGTCAGAGGAAGTATGGAGGTCCACCACCAGAGTCCGCCCACTCAGGGGCACAGCCCACCATCGGTACAGAG ATATTTGTAGGCAAAATCCCCAGAGACCTTTTCGAGGATGAGCTTGTTCCGCTGTTTGAGAAAGCCGGCCCCATCTGGGACCTCCGCCTGATGATGGATCCCCTCAGTGGCCTGAACAGAGGCTACGCCTTTGTCACTTTCTGCACTAAAGAAGCTGCACAACAGGCTGTCAAATTG TGCAACAACAGTGAAATTCGACCAGGTAAACACATTGGTGTGTGCATCTCCGTGGCCAATAATAGGCTGTTTGTTGGCTCCATCCCCAAGAGTAAAACAAAAGAGCAGATTGTTGAAGAATTTGCAAAAGTCACAG AGGGTCTAAATGATGTCATATTGTACCACCAGCCTGATGACAAGAAGAAGAATCGGGGCTTCTGCTTCCTGGAGTATGAAGACCACAAGACGGCAGCTCAGGCCCGCCGCCGCCTGATGAGCGGCAAGGTGAAGGTGTGGGGCAATGTGGTCACCGTGGAGTGGGCTGATCCCATTGAGGACCCTGACCCAGAGGTCATGGCGAAG GTCAAGGTGCTGTTTGTGAGGAACTTAGCGAGCACTGTCACGGAGGAGATACTTGAAAAGACCTTCAGTCAGTTCGGGAAACTGGAGCGGGTGAAAAAATTGAAAGACTATGCCTTTATCCACTTTGAGGAAAGAGATGGTGCTGTGAAG GCTTTGGCTGATCTGAATGGCAAAGACCTTGAGGGAGAGCGCATTGAAATCGTCTTCGCCAAACCCCCAGACCAGAAGCGGAAAGAGCGGAAAGCCCAGAGACAAGCTGCCAAAACACAAAT GTATGATGAATATTATTACTATGGGCCGCCACACATGCCACCACCCACCAGAGGGCGAGGCCGAGGAGGGCGAGGAGGATATTCTTACCCCCCTGACTACTACGGCTACGAAGACTATTATGATTACTACGGATATGACTACCACAACTACCGGGGCGGCTATGACGACCCTTACTACGGCTACGACGACTTCCAGGGGTCTGGGAGAGGCCGAGGAGGAAGGGGCGGTGTCCGAG CAGGGAAACGTGGCCGAGGGCGGTCCTGA
- the LOC117806819 gene encoding heterogeneous nuclear ribonucleoprotein Q isoform X4, which translates to MDSSYMAISGDMATEHINGNGPEEPMDTSAAVTHSEHFQTLLEAGLPQKVAEKLDEIFIAGLVSHSDLDDRAIDALKEFQVEGALQVLLQFKDSDLSHVQNKSAFLCGVMKTFRQREKQGTKVSDTNKGPDEAKIKALLERTGYTLDVTTGQRKYGGPPPESAHSGAQPTIGTEIFVGKIPRDLFEDELVPLFEKAGPIWDLRLMMDPLSGLNRGYAFVTFCTKEAAQQAVKLCNNSEIRPGKHIGVCISVANNRLFVGSIPKSKTKEQIVEEFAKVTEGLNDVILYHQPDDKKKNRGFCFLEYEDHKTAAQARRRLMSGKVKVWGNVVTVEWADPIEDPDPEVMAKVKVLFVRNLASTVTEEILEKTFSQFGKLERVKKLKDYAFIHFEERDGAVKALADLNGKDLEGERIEIVFAKPPDQKRKERKAQRQAAKTQMYDEYYYYGPPHMPPPTRGRGRGGRGGYSYPPDYYGYEDYYDYYGYDYHNYRGGYDDPYYGYDDFQGSGRGRGGRGGVRGKRGRGRS; encoded by the exons ATGGACTCTTCCTATATGGCG ATTTCTGGAGACATGGCCACAGAACATATTAATGGAAATGGTCCAGAAGAACCAATGGACACCTCTGCTGCAGTTACCCATTCTGAGCACTTCCAGACTTTATTAGAAGCTGGTTTACCACAGAAAGTTGCTGAAAAACTAGATGAAATTTTCATAGCAG GTTTAGTGTCACACAGTGACTTAGATGATCGAGCGATTGACGCCCTGAAAGAATTCCAGGTGGAAGGTGCTCTACAAGTCCTTTTGCAATTCAAGGACAGTGACCTCTCACATGTTCAG aacaaaagTGCCTTTCTTTGTGGCGTGATGAAGACGttcagacagagggagaaacaAGGGACCAAAGTGTCAGACACCAATAAAGGACCAGATGAAGCCAAAATCAAA GCTTTGCTGGAGAGGACTGGCTACACACTTGATGTGACAACCGGTCAGAGGAAGTATGGAGGTCCACCACCAGAGTCCGCCCACTCAGGGGCACAGCCCACCATCGGTACAGAG ATATTTGTAGGCAAAATCCCCAGAGACCTTTTCGAGGATGAGCTTGTTCCGCTGTTTGAGAAAGCCGGCCCCATCTGGGACCTCCGCCTGATGATGGATCCCCTCAGTGGCCTGAACAGAGGCTACGCCTTTGTCACTTTCTGCACTAAAGAAGCTGCACAACAGGCTGTCAAATTG TGCAACAACAGTGAAATTCGACCAGGTAAACACATTGGTGTGTGCATCTCCGTGGCCAATAATAGGCTGTTTGTTGGCTCCATCCCCAAGAGTAAAACAAAAGAGCAGATTGTTGAAGAATTTGCAAAAGTCACAG AGGGTCTAAATGATGTCATATTGTACCACCAGCCTGATGACAAGAAGAAGAATCGGGGCTTCTGCTTCCTGGAGTATGAAGACCACAAGACGGCAGCTCAGGCCCGCCGCCGCCTGATGAGCGGCAAGGTGAAGGTGTGGGGCAATGTGGTCACCGTGGAGTGGGCTGATCCCATTGAGGACCCTGACCCAGAGGTCATGGCGAAG GTCAAGGTGCTGTTTGTGAGGAACTTAGCGAGCACTGTCACGGAGGAGATACTTGAAAAGACCTTCAGTCAGTTCGGGAAACTGGAGCGGGTGAAAAAATTGAAAGACTATGCCTTTATCCACTTTGAGGAAAGAGATGGTGCTGTGAAG GCTTTGGCTGATCTGAATGGCAAAGACCTTGAGGGAGAGCGCATTGAAATCGTCTTCGCCAAACCCCCAGACCAGAAGCGGAAAGAGCGGAAAGCCCAGAGACAAGCTGCCAAAACACAAAT GTATGATGAATATTATTACTATGGGCCGCCACACATGCCACCACCCACCAGAGGGCGAGGCCGAGGAGGGCGAGGAGGATATTCTTACCCCCCTGACTACTACGGCTACGAAGACTATTATGATTACTACGGATATGACTACCACAACTACCGGGGCGGCTATGACGACCCTTACTACGGCTACGACGACTTCCAGGGGTCTGGGAGAGGCCGAGGAGGAAGGGGCGGTGTCCGAG GGAAACGTGGCCGAGGGCGGTCCTGA
- the LOC117806819 gene encoding heterogeneous nuclear ribonucleoprotein Q isoform X5, translated as MATEHINGNGPEEPMDTSAAVTHSEHFQTLLEAGLPQKVAEKLDEIFIAGLVSHSDLDDRAIDALKEFQVEGALQVLLQFKDSDLSHVQNKSAFLCGVMKTFRQREKQGTKVSDTNKGPDEAKIKALLERTGYTLDVTTGQRKYGGPPPESAHSGAQPTIGTEIFVGKIPRDLFEDELVPLFEKAGPIWDLRLMMDPLSGLNRGYAFVTFCTKEAAQQAVKLCNNSEIRPGKHIGVCISVANNRLFVGSIPKSKTKEQIVEEFAKVTEGLNDVILYHQPDDKKKNRGFCFLEYEDHKTAAQARRRLMSGKVKVWGNVVTVEWADPIEDPDPEVMAKVKVLFVRNLASTVTEEILEKTFSQFGKLERVKKLKDYAFIHFEERDGAVKALADLNGKDLEGERIEIVFAKPPDQKRKERKAQRQAAKTQMYDEYYYYGPPHMPPPTRGRGRGGRGGYSYPPDYYGYEDYYDYYGYDYHNYRGGYDDPYYGYDDFQGSGRGRGGRGGVRGSATQTRGRGAVTPRGRQGYSQRGGPGTSRAGKRGRGRS; from the exons ATGGCCACAGAACATATTAATGGAAATGGTCCAGAAGAACCAATGGACACCTCTGCTGCAGTTACCCATTCTGAGCACTTCCAGACTTTATTAGAAGCTGGTTTACCACAGAAAGTTGCTGAAAAACTAGATGAAATTTTCATAGCAG GTTTAGTGTCACACAGTGACTTAGATGATCGAGCGATTGACGCCCTGAAAGAATTCCAGGTGGAAGGTGCTCTACAAGTCCTTTTGCAATTCAAGGACAGTGACCTCTCACATGTTCAG aacaaaagTGCCTTTCTTTGTGGCGTGATGAAGACGttcagacagagggagaaacaAGGGACCAAAGTGTCAGACACCAATAAAGGACCAGATGAAGCCAAAATCAAA GCTTTGCTGGAGAGGACTGGCTACACACTTGATGTGACAACCGGTCAGAGGAAGTATGGAGGTCCACCACCAGAGTCCGCCCACTCAGGGGCACAGCCCACCATCGGTACAGAG ATATTTGTAGGCAAAATCCCCAGAGACCTTTTCGAGGATGAGCTTGTTCCGCTGTTTGAGAAAGCCGGCCCCATCTGGGACCTCCGCCTGATGATGGATCCCCTCAGTGGCCTGAACAGAGGCTACGCCTTTGTCACTTTCTGCACTAAAGAAGCTGCACAACAGGCTGTCAAATTG TGCAACAACAGTGAAATTCGACCAGGTAAACACATTGGTGTGTGCATCTCCGTGGCCAATAATAGGCTGTTTGTTGGCTCCATCCCCAAGAGTAAAACAAAAGAGCAGATTGTTGAAGAATTTGCAAAAGTCACAG AGGGTCTAAATGATGTCATATTGTACCACCAGCCTGATGACAAGAAGAAGAATCGGGGCTTCTGCTTCCTGGAGTATGAAGACCACAAGACGGCAGCTCAGGCCCGCCGCCGCCTGATGAGCGGCAAGGTGAAGGTGTGGGGCAATGTGGTCACCGTGGAGTGGGCTGATCCCATTGAGGACCCTGACCCAGAGGTCATGGCGAAG GTCAAGGTGCTGTTTGTGAGGAACTTAGCGAGCACTGTCACGGAGGAGATACTTGAAAAGACCTTCAGTCAGTTCGGGAAACTGGAGCGGGTGAAAAAATTGAAAGACTATGCCTTTATCCACTTTGAGGAAAGAGATGGTGCTGTGAAG GCTTTGGCTGATCTGAATGGCAAAGACCTTGAGGGAGAGCGCATTGAAATCGTCTTCGCCAAACCCCCAGACCAGAAGCGGAAAGAGCGGAAAGCCCAGAGACAAGCTGCCAAAACACAAAT GTATGATGAATATTATTACTATGGGCCGCCACACATGCCACCACCCACCAGAGGGCGAGGCCGAGGAGGGCGAGGAGGATATTCTTACCCCCCTGACTACTACGGCTACGAAGACTATTATGATTACTACGGATATGACTACCACAACTACCGGGGCGGCTATGACGACCCTTACTACGGCTACGACGACTTCCAGGGGTCTGGGAGAGGCCGAGGAGGAAGGGGCGGTGTCCGAGGTAGTGCCACTCAGACCAGGGGCCGTGGAGCCGTCACACCGAGGGGCCGACAGGGCTACTCCCAGCGAGGAGGCCCTGGAACAAGCAGAG CAGGGAAACGTGGCCGAGGGCGGTCCTGA
- the LOC117806819 gene encoding heterogeneous nuclear ribonucleoprotein Q isoform X6, producing the protein MATEHINGNGPEEPMDTSAAVTHSEHFQTLLEAGLPQKVAEKLDEIFIAGLVSHSDLDDRAIDALKEFQVEGALQVLLQFKDSDLSHVQNKSAFLCGVMKTFRQREKQGTKVSDTNKGPDEAKIKALLERTGYTLDVTTGQRKYGGPPPESAHSGAQPTIGTEIFVGKIPRDLFEDELVPLFEKAGPIWDLRLMMDPLSGLNRGYAFVTFCTKEAAQQAVKLCNNSEIRPGKHIGVCISVANNRLFVGSIPKSKTKEQIVEEFAKVTEGLNDVILYHQPDDKKKNRGFCFLEYEDHKTAAQARRRLMSGKVKVWGNVVTVEWADPIEDPDPEVMAKVKVLFVRNLASTVTEEILEKTFSQFGKLERVKKLKDYAFIHFEERDGAVKALADLNGKDLEGERIEIVFAKPPDQKRKERKAQRQAAKTQMYDEYYYYGPPHMPPPTRGRGRGGRGGYSYPPDYYGYEDYYDYYGYDYHNYRGGYDDPYYGYDDFQGSGRGRGGRGGVRAGKRGRGRS; encoded by the exons ATGGCCACAGAACATATTAATGGAAATGGTCCAGAAGAACCAATGGACACCTCTGCTGCAGTTACCCATTCTGAGCACTTCCAGACTTTATTAGAAGCTGGTTTACCACAGAAAGTTGCTGAAAAACTAGATGAAATTTTCATAGCAG GTTTAGTGTCACACAGTGACTTAGATGATCGAGCGATTGACGCCCTGAAAGAATTCCAGGTGGAAGGTGCTCTACAAGTCCTTTTGCAATTCAAGGACAGTGACCTCTCACATGTTCAG aacaaaagTGCCTTTCTTTGTGGCGTGATGAAGACGttcagacagagggagaaacaAGGGACCAAAGTGTCAGACACCAATAAAGGACCAGATGAAGCCAAAATCAAA GCTTTGCTGGAGAGGACTGGCTACACACTTGATGTGACAACCGGTCAGAGGAAGTATGGAGGTCCACCACCAGAGTCCGCCCACTCAGGGGCACAGCCCACCATCGGTACAGAG ATATTTGTAGGCAAAATCCCCAGAGACCTTTTCGAGGATGAGCTTGTTCCGCTGTTTGAGAAAGCCGGCCCCATCTGGGACCTCCGCCTGATGATGGATCCCCTCAGTGGCCTGAACAGAGGCTACGCCTTTGTCACTTTCTGCACTAAAGAAGCTGCACAACAGGCTGTCAAATTG TGCAACAACAGTGAAATTCGACCAGGTAAACACATTGGTGTGTGCATCTCCGTGGCCAATAATAGGCTGTTTGTTGGCTCCATCCCCAAGAGTAAAACAAAAGAGCAGATTGTTGAAGAATTTGCAAAAGTCACAG AGGGTCTAAATGATGTCATATTGTACCACCAGCCTGATGACAAGAAGAAGAATCGGGGCTTCTGCTTCCTGGAGTATGAAGACCACAAGACGGCAGCTCAGGCCCGCCGCCGCCTGATGAGCGGCAAGGTGAAGGTGTGGGGCAATGTGGTCACCGTGGAGTGGGCTGATCCCATTGAGGACCCTGACCCAGAGGTCATGGCGAAG GTCAAGGTGCTGTTTGTGAGGAACTTAGCGAGCACTGTCACGGAGGAGATACTTGAAAAGACCTTCAGTCAGTTCGGGAAACTGGAGCGGGTGAAAAAATTGAAAGACTATGCCTTTATCCACTTTGAGGAAAGAGATGGTGCTGTGAAG GCTTTGGCTGATCTGAATGGCAAAGACCTTGAGGGAGAGCGCATTGAAATCGTCTTCGCCAAACCCCCAGACCAGAAGCGGAAAGAGCGGAAAGCCCAGAGACAAGCTGCCAAAACACAAAT GTATGATGAATATTATTACTATGGGCCGCCACACATGCCACCACCCACCAGAGGGCGAGGCCGAGGAGGGCGAGGAGGATATTCTTACCCCCCTGACTACTACGGCTACGAAGACTATTATGATTACTACGGATATGACTACCACAACTACCGGGGCGGCTATGACGACCCTTACTACGGCTACGACGACTTCCAGGGGTCTGGGAGAGGCCGAGGAGGAAGGGGCGGTGTCCGAG CAGGGAAACGTGGCCGAGGGCGGTCCTGA